Proteins from a single region of Primulina tabacum isolate GXHZ01 chromosome 5, ASM2559414v2, whole genome shotgun sequence:
- the LOC142547016 gene encoding uncharacterized protein LOC142547016 — protein MALNAVEEESKKKSEPKLVKLDRSFKFAEQWVNNMSASSVNDKSSVVELEGRPARLGIGATVPRESKLMLSNDPVERKLLAKLNANKRKVIERVDSGPSTRNRDVGEESEEDESESKTKVFRKKRPVS, from the exons ATGGCATTGAATGCAGTAGAGGAGGAATCAAAGAAAAAATCTGAACCTAAATTGGTGAAGCTGGACAGATCATTCAAATTT GCTGAACAGTGGGTCAATAACATGAGTGCATCCTCAGTAAATGATAAATCTTCTGTGGTGGAATTGGAAGGGCGGCCTGCTAG GCTTGGTATTGGCGCGACAGTTCCTAGAGAGTCCAAACTTATGCTATCAAATGATCCTGTTGAAAGAAAATTGCTTGCCAAGTTAAATGCCAACAAAAGAAAAGTCATAGAGAGAGTTGATTCGGGGCCGTCTACAAGAAATAGAGATGTGGGTGAAGAAAGTGAGGAAGATGAGTCAGAGAGTAAAACCAAGGTGTTTCGGAAAAAGAGACCCGTGAGTTAA
- the LOC142544854 gene encoding uncharacterized protein LOC142544854, whose amino-acid sequence MGFIQWNVLRRRDFMSSLLRNPLDPYDISGSSNFSNSSSFWPDQKSINLAVSAWTDDSEIDASRGNDILFPFSSYETYYPMGMDYRLKESKNDYSRCHSLIYNNVTEGDHGFLYQETSRDSIGLNENQPEPSMSEPSEQDRFSSPRESSKKRHRMPTEAHKNKRNIKMKTLDDNNDNNIVLVRHNTSSCSTKDDSASGSHELNGGLASSSDSKGSGKTRATRGAATDPQSLYARKRREKINERLRVLQGLVPNGTKVDISTMLEEAVEYVKFLQLQIKLLSSDELWMYAPVAYNGMDIGQLDLRIKASKPQES is encoded by the exons ATGGGGTTCATTCAATGGAACGTGCTCAGACGAAGGGATTTCATGTCGAGTTTACTTCGAAACCCCTTGGATCCATACGACATATCGGGTAGTTCTAACTTCTCGAACTCTTCGAGTTTTTGGCCCGATCAGAAGTCGATTAATTTGGCAGTTTCTGCATGGACCGATGATAGTGAAATAGACGCATCACGGGGGAATGATATTCTATTTCCCTTCTCAAGTTATGAAACATACTATCCCATGGGAATGGATTACAGGTTAAAGGAGAGTAAAAACGACTATTCCCGGTGTCATTCATTGATTTATAATAATGTAACGGAAGGGGATCATGGGTTCCTATACCAGGAAACAAGCAGAGACAGTATAGGACTAAACGAAAACCAGCCGGAACCGTCAATGTCTGAGCCATCAGAACAAGATAGATTCAGCAGCCCTAGGGAGTCATCCAAGAAAAGGCATAGAATGCCTACAGAA GCCCACAAGAACAAGAGAAACATTAAGATGAAGACTCTTGACGATAACAACGATAATAATATCGTGCTTGTGAGGCACAACACAAGTAGCTGCAGCACCAAAGATGATTCAGCCTCTGGTTCACACGAACTAAACGGAGGGTTGGCTTCGAGTTCAGACTCGAAAGGCAGTGGAAAGACTCGGGCCACCCGGGGTGCAGCAACTGACCCTCAGAGTCTTTATGCAAGA aaaagaagagagaaaatcaATGAGAGATTGAGAGTCTTGCAGGGTCTGGTTCCTAACGGAACGAAG GTTGATATCAGTACTATGCTTGAAGAGGCTGTGGAATATGTAAAATTCTTGCAACTTCAGATCAAG CTTCTGAGTTCGGATGAACTATGGATGTATGCTCCCGTTGCTTACAACGGAATGGACATAGGGCAGCTTGATTTAAGGATCAAAGCATCAAAACCACAAGAATCCTGA